A stretch of the Thermodesulfovibrionales bacterium genome encodes the following:
- a CDS encoding TolC family protein, giving the protein MRTRRQTGKTFLFRLASVLLLTLFSFFSWIRCGGAAEGELRLQDLIDDALKYNHEILVNEARISASRFRIPQVTSLPDPMVTFGYQNESFKKYTYGDKEGSQWMFTASQSFPYPGKLSLKGEMAAKEAEGLRAASGSIRLKTIEKVKGLYYDLLFAYKSIDIIRDRAALFSRLEDAAVARYSSGLGLQQEVLMVQTEKYMLLEKEEMVKQKIESLEAMINSTVGRNINAPVGRPVEEKETEFATSMEELLATHVQHSPMVREKEEMISAAEIAVKIARKEYYPDFTVNAEYFKRAREFEDMWSLTTSINIPLFYKTKQRQAVFEKEALLSEAVHDLEAVKLMLSSTIRDNYTMVKTAERLMNLYKNGLVPKTYQDFEAALAGYTTGKVEALTVINRLRSLLDYETLYWAQFAEREKAIARLQAVAGTMDSGRNDQ; this is encoded by the coding sequence CTTCTCGTTTTTTTCCTGGATTCGCTGCGGCGGTGCCGCCGAGGGTGAATTGAGGCTTCAAGATCTTATCGACGATGCCCTGAAGTATAACCACGAGATCCTCGTGAACGAAGCACGGATCTCTGCCTCAAGGTTCAGGATACCCCAGGTGACGAGCCTCCCTGACCCCATGGTCACATTTGGGTACCAGAACGAGAGTTTCAAGAAATACACCTATGGCGATAAAGAGGGCTCACAGTGGATGTTTACCGCCTCCCAGTCGTTTCCCTATCCCGGCAAGCTCTCTCTGAAAGGCGAAATGGCTGCGAAGGAGGCCGAAGGGCTCAGGGCTGCCTCAGGCAGTATACGGCTGAAGACCATAGAAAAGGTCAAGGGACTTTACTATGATCTCTTGTTTGCTTACAAGAGCATCGATATCATCAGGGACAGGGCCGCCCTCTTTTCGAGATTGGAAGACGCTGCTGTGGCGCGCTATTCGTCGGGTCTGGGACTTCAGCAGGAGGTCCTCATGGTACAGACCGAGAAGTATATGCTCCTGGAAAAAGAGGAGATGGTGAAACAAAAAATAGAATCTCTCGAGGCCATGATCAACTCCACGGTCGGCAGGAATATCAACGCTCCCGTCGGCAGGCCCGTCGAGGAAAAGGAGACTGAATTCGCAACGTCCATGGAAGAACTCCTCGCCACCCATGTCCAACATTCACCCATGGTGAGAGAAAAAGAGGAGATGATCTCGGCAGCTGAGATTGCGGTTAAGATAGCAAGGAAGGAGTACTATCCCGACTTCACAGTCAACGCAGAGTATTTCAAGAGGGCCCGGGAGTTCGAGGATATGTGGAGTCTTACGACGAGCATCAACATCCCGCTCTTTTATAAGACGAAACAGCGCCAGGCTGTATTTGAGAAGGAAGCTCTTTTGTCAGAGGCTGTTCACGACCTCGAAGCGGTAAAATTGATGCTCTCTTCAACAATCAGGGACAATTATACCATGGTCAAGACCGCTGAGAGACTCATGAATCTTTACAAGAACGGCCTCGTCCCGAAGACCTACCAGGACTTCGAGGCGGCCCTTGCAGGGTATACGACCGGGAAGGTTGAGGCCTTGACCGTGATAAACAGACTGAGATCCCTCCTCGATTATGAAACGCTTTACTGGGCTCAATTTGCCGAAAGGGAAAAGGCGATTGCCCGGCTTCAGGCTGTCGCAGGGACGATGGACTCAGGAAGGAACGATCAGTGA
- a CDS encoding efflux RND transporter periplasmic adaptor subunit translates to MKKSYLFVIGGLILAGGLLWYGSKSGLFHLNVAGNPAVTVQKAQPASGRETRPAEEAREKIHPQGNEVSSQSQAQEEAPTVEIPPEKQQLIGMKSAVVSVRPLQKVIRTVGRIEYDERRLATVNTKVEGWIERLYVDYTGRLVRKGEPLAEIYSPELVATQQEFINVLRWARQGKEVKNETINAMLSKDAESIVEAARQRLKLWDISDDQIRKIGESEKPTRTLTIYSPVSGYIIQKTALQGMRVMPGEKLFDIADLSTVWIIADIYEYDLAMIKVGQTATIVLSYFPGKEFSSRIDYFYPSLSGETRTGKIRFTIPNPRDQLKPQMFTNVEVRINLGKKLAIPDDAVIDTGTRQIVYVDRGEGNFEPREVELGLRSEGFREVLRGLKAGERVASSAAFLIDSEAQLKGVTPLGGHKH, encoded by the coding sequence GTGAAGAAATCATACCTCTTTGTCATCGGCGGATTGATCCTGGCAGGAGGGTTGCTCTGGTATGGTTCGAAATCCGGCCTCTTTCATCTGAACGTAGCGGGGAATCCGGCTGTGACGGTCCAGAAGGCACAACCCGCATCCGGACGTGAGACTCGTCCGGCTGAGGAGGCAAGGGAGAAGATTCACCCCCAGGGGAACGAAGTATCATCACAGTCACAAGCTCAGGAAGAAGCCCCCACCGTCGAGATACCTCCTGAGAAGCAACAACTTATCGGCATGAAGAGCGCTGTCGTGTCGGTGAGGCCCTTACAGAAGGTCATCAGAACCGTCGGGAGGATCGAATACGACGAGAGGAGACTGGCAACGGTGAATACGAAGGTTGAGGGTTGGATAGAGCGGCTCTATGTTGATTATACCGGTAGGCTTGTCAGGAAAGGTGAGCCCCTCGCCGAGATCTACAGCCCTGAACTCGTGGCGACGCAACAGGAATTCATAAATGTCCTGAGATGGGCGCGGCAGGGCAAGGAAGTGAAGAATGAAACGATCAATGCCATGCTCTCTAAGGACGCTGAGTCTATCGTTGAGGCTGCAAGGCAGAGGCTCAAGCTCTGGGATATATCGGATGATCAGATCAGGAAGATCGGGGAGTCGGAAAAACCGACAAGGACGCTCACAATTTACAGCCCGGTGAGCGGTTATATTATTCAGAAGACGGCGCTGCAGGGCATGCGAGTCATGCCGGGAGAAAAGCTCTTCGACATAGCCGATCTCTCCACGGTATGGATCATCGCCGATATTTATGAATACGATCTGGCGATGATAAAGGTTGGACAGACGGCAACAATCGTCCTGAGCTACTTTCCCGGAAAGGAGTTTTCGTCGAGAATCGATTATTTCTATCCGAGCCTTTCGGGCGAAACGAGAACCGGGAAAATCAGATTCACGATCCCCAATCCCAGGGACCAACTGAAGCCCCAGATGTTTACCAATGTTGAGGTAAGGATCAACCTCGGCAAGAAACTCGCCATCCCTGATGATGCTGTCATTGATACGGGCACGCGCCAGATCGTCTATGTTGACAGAGGTGAAGGCAACTTCGAGCCACGGGAGGTCGAACTCGGCCTGCGTTCCGAAGGGTTCAGGGAGGTGCTCAGGGGTCTGAAAGCAGGAGAGAGAGTCGCTTCGTCCGCGGCCTTCCTCATCGATTCCGAGGCGCAACTCAAAGGTGTCACACCCCTTGGGGGCCATAAACACTGA